GAAATTGATGAGGTATTTGGAAAAATCTTCCGCGAGGTCCATATCGTCATTGAGGTCAGCGAACGCAATTTCCGGTTCTATCATCCAAAACTCGGCGAGGTGTCTGGAGGTATTGGAATTCTCGGCACGGAAAGTGGGACCGAAGGTGTAAACCTTGCCCAAAGCCATGGCACCAATCTCTGCCTGGAGCTGCCCTGAAACCGTCAGGTTGGTCGCTTTGCCAAAAAAGTCCTGGGACCAGTCGACATGCCCGTCTTCCGTTTTTGGCATGTTTTCCGGGTCAAAATTGGTTACCCTGAACATCTCCCCGGCGCCTTCAGCATCACTTCCGGTGATGATGGGCGTATGCATATAATAAAAACGATTTTTATGGTAATACTCATGGACGGCAAAAGCCACGGCATGACGGATGCGGAATACCGAACTGAAAGTGTTGGTACGCATACGGAAATGAGCATTTTCACGCAGAAACTCCATCGTCTGATGCTTAGGCTGAAGCGGGTATTTATCGAGATTGGTTTCTCCGATCACTTCAATGGTTTCGGCCAATACTTCCACCGACTGCCCGGCTCCCATGGATTCTACCAGTTGACCAGTTACTTTGATGCTGGCGTGGAAGCCTACTTTTTTGAGCAGGGTTTCATCAAATTTATCGAGATCCACCACCACCTGCAAATTATTGGCGCAGGATCCGTCGTTGAGGGCTATAAATCGGTTGGATCGAAAAGCACGTACCCATCCCATGACGGTTACTGTTTCGTTCAATTGTGGCGCAGCCAAAACCTGCGCAATTTCTGTCCTTTTGCTCATTGATCTAAGGTTAAAAGTCTAATGTCAAAAATCTATCATCTCAAAACAAGTCGCGAAAATAGCGAGTATTTACTAATACATCAAATTATTTGCGATAAAGGCTGGTTTATGAGGTAAAACACCGCTTTTTAATAAAAAATTCCCCTGGTCGTGTCAAATCATTACTTAAAATAATTGACTGGATAAACCCCGGAATATCCTGTTTTTTAAAATTATATTTTACCGGGCATTGCCATGGGCTGAATCAATAAATTCAGTAAAAAAATCTTTTAGAAGCCTTCAGAAACCAAATAGCGAGGGGAAAATAAACCGACAAAATTTATTTATAGAGCAATTTTAAGTACCTTCCTTTTTGTTTGCGTTAAAATAAATGTTTTTTATTTCGGTTTTTTCTTGAAATATAGATAGATAAATAGTTGGAAAAGGTGTTATTATATATTGAAATTAACATAAAAATGAAATAAAGTTAGAATGCCAATTGTCTTATTTTTTACCTAAAATGATTTATTATGAAAAAATTTTTTTTACTATCGATTTCACTTTTCCTTTTTTCTTTGACATGGGCTCAGACAACTGTTTCCGGAATCGTCACGGGTGGTGATGAAGGAGCGCTAATCGGGGCAACTGTACAGGTAAAAGGAACCTTAATCGGAACAGTCACCGACTTCGACGGAAATTATTCCATCCAGGTGCCTGAAGGGTCAAAAAAACTGGTCGTTTCCTATATTGGTTTCGCTACTCAGGAAGTTGAAATTACCGGAAATGTCGTAAATGTGGAATTGTCCAGCGGGGAATTGCTCTCCGAAATAGTCGTACTCGGATCCAGAAGTACAGGGCGTACCAAGCTCGAAACTACAGCCCCGGTGGATGTTCTGGATATTAAAGATATTGCCAATAATGGCCCCCAGACGACGGTGAATGAAATCCTCAATTATGTAGCACCATCCTTTTCCTCCAACAAACAAACGATCTCGGATGGAACGGATCATATTGATCCTGCCTCCCTTCGTGCTTTGGGGCCTGACCAGGTGTTGGTGCTTATCAACCGAAAACGCCGGCATACCACCTCCCTGGTCAACGTCAACGGAACTTTCGGCCGGGGAAACGTTGGAACAGATATGAATGCCATTCCGGTGGCAGCCATTGACCGTATCGAGGTTTTGAGAGACGGTGCCGCTGCACAATATGGCTCGGATGCCATCGCAGGGGTGATCAATATTGTGCTCAAGCAGGACAAGGGGGCCACTTTTTCAATAGGTACTGGTGCGTATATGACCAGTGAATTGCCGGAAGCCGATAAAGACAACGGGGTTGGTCTGGCGAATATGGATGGAGAGTCGGTTCAGATGAGTGTGAATTACGGTGCAGCCTTGGGAGAAAAAGGAGGATTTATCAATTTGACTGGTTCGTATGATCAGCGTAATTATACCAACAGAATGAAAGAATTGACCGGAAGAATCTTCTCCGGGTACAATAACCCAGACTATCAAGGTGATCCGGGGGATGACATTACCGAATCCGAACTTGCCCTAAGAGGGTTAACCCGTTCCGATTTTAATATGCGGGTGGGTCAATCCGCATTACGCGCAGGTGGGGCTATGATGAATATGGAGCTGCCCGTTGGGAAAAATGCAACATTGTACGCTTTTGGAGGAGTGAATTACCGTCGGGGAGAGGCTACCGGGTTTTACCGCCTGCCTTACCAATCCAGAAACGTAATCGAAGTGTATCCAAACGGTTTCCTCCCGGAGATCAACTCCAATATTGTGGATAAATCCATTGCCATTGGTGTTCGTAACCGTGTTGGGAACTGGGATGTGGATTTTAGCAATACCTACGGTTCAAACGCCTTTGATTATTTGATTACCAATACATTAAATGCTTCATTGGAAACCGCTTCACCCACTTCTTTCAATTCCGGAGGATTTAGTTTTGCTCAAAATACGACCAACTTTGATATCCGCCGTTATTGGGATGATGTGATGTCAGGGTTCAACCTGGCTTTCGGGTCTGAGTTTCGTCTTGAAAATTATGAAATCACGGCCGGGGAAGAAGCTTCCTATACCAATTACGGACTGGCTACCTGGTATGAAACCCTGAATGGAGACTCTATTCTCATTCAGGATGGAAAAGGCCCGGTGAGTACAATTTTCGGCCCTGACGGGAGTGCTCGTCCGGGAGGAGCACAGGTATTCCCAGGCTTTAGCCCTAATAATGCTTTGAATGTCTTCAGAAACAGCATTGCTGCTTATGTGGATATGGAAGCAGACATTACCGATGCTTTCCTCGTGGGCGCCGCCGCTCGTTTTGAAAATTACAGTGATTTTGGATCTACCCTGACGGGTAAATTGTCTGCCCGGTATAAAATTTCAAACAATATGTCCATACGGGCCACAGGAAGTACCGGTTTCCGGGCTCCTTCGTTGCACCAACTGTATTTCAATTCGACTTCTACCCTTTTTGTTGACGGAATCCCCAATGAGGTGGGTACGTTTTCCAATGACAGCCGTCCTGCAAAATTGTTGGGCATTCCACAGTTGAAAGAAGAAACCTCAACCAGTGTGAGTGCCGGGATTAC
This sequence is a window from Lewinellaceae bacterium. Protein-coding genes within it:
- a CDS encoding TonB-dependent receptor, which gives rise to MKKFFLLSISLFLFSLTWAQTTVSGIVTGGDEGALIGATVQVKGTLIGTVTDFDGNYSIQVPEGSKKLVVSYIGFATQEVEITGNVVNVELSSGELLSEIVVLGSRSTGRTKLETTAPVDVLDIKDIANNGPQTTVNEILNYVAPSFSSNKQTISDGTDHIDPASLRALGPDQVLVLINRKRRHTTSLVNVNGTFGRGNVGTDMNAIPVAAIDRIEVLRDGAAAQYGSDAIAGVINIVLKQDKGATFSIGTGAYMTSELPEADKDNGVGLANMDGESVQMSVNYGAALGEKGGFINLTGSYDQRNYTNRMKELTGRIFSGYNNPDYQGDPGDDITESELALRGLTRSDFNMRVGQSALRAGGAMMNMELPVGKNATLYAFGGVNYRRGEATGFYRLPYQSRNVIEVYPNGFLPEINSNIVDKSIAIGVRNRVGNWDVDFSNTYGSNAFDYLITNTLNASLETASPTSFNSGGFSFAQNTTNFDIRRYWDDVMSGFNLAFGSEFRLENYEITAGEEASYTNYGLATWYETLNGDSILIQDGKGPVSTIFGPDGSARPGGAQVFPGFSPNNALNVFRNSIAAYVDMEADITDAFLVGAAARFENYSDFGSTLTGKLSARYKISNNMSIRATGSTGFRAPSLHQLYFNSTSTLFVDGIPNEVGTFSNDSRPAKLLGIPQLKEETSTSVSAGITGQVPGANLTFTLDGFIVNIVDRVVLTGSFSGNQNGSAVDQEIYSLLQQANASSATFFVNAIDTKTSGIDVVLTHNAKIGSGKLRTSLAGTFSKTELGDIKTSEQLKGKESTYFDETSRIFLESSVPRTKVNLTFNYSAGKFHALLRNVYFGEVQEATNNEANAQIFAAKVVTDLSIGYQLMDNLNLTIGANNLLDVYPDMNIEANQGSGQFLYSRRSQQFGSNGRYVFARLQFAIK
- the asnS gene encoding asparagine--tRNA ligase; this translates as MSKRTEIAQVLAAPQLNETVTVMGWVRAFRSNRFIALNDGSCANNLQVVVDLDKFDETLLKKVGFHASIKVTGQLVESMGAGQSVEVLAETIEVIGETNLDKYPLQPKHQTMEFLRENAHFRMRTNTFSSVFRIRHAVAFAVHEYYHKNRFYYMHTPIITGSDAEGAGEMFRVTNFDPENMPKTEDGHVDWSQDFFGKATNLTVSGQLQAEIGAMALGKVYTFGPTFRAENSNTSRHLAEFWMIEPEIAFADLNDDMDLAEDFSKYLINFILDNYPDDLAFLDQRIKDLEKNMKKEERRPMGLIEMLKFVVDNDFERITYTEAVDILRNSKPYKKGKFEFPVEWGKDLQAEHERWLVESKFQKPVIVTNYPKEIKAFYMRLNDDDKTVAAMDVLFPYIGEVIGGSQREERADVLIERMKAIGIEEEELWWYLQLRYFGGTPHAGFGMGFERMVQFITGMGNIRDVIPFPRAPKTAEF